One Pseudorhodoplanes sinuspersici DNA segment encodes these proteins:
- a CDS encoding TetR/AcrR family transcriptional regulator, with protein sequence MKKTAIVRTGRKPKSVVQSKKLRSGGSKRVRLSPEARSDQILRGAIRFFADRGFRGQTRDLAKQLGISTGLLFRYFPTKDALIDRIYETLFEGRWNPEWDEILGDRSRPLLDRLTEFYRDYAKMLHEYEWGRIYLYSGLEGAGIAQRFARLATDRAYARVVGELRHEYGRPDLAALPMSEPEIELMWALHGSIFYIGMRKWVYNVGGPSDVPGTVTQIVERFHVNARDLMLQLAAQDRETIEAQTKKPPAKRRLSVS encoded by the coding sequence ATGAAGAAAACCGCGATTGTCCGCACCGGGCGCAAACCGAAGTCCGTGGTGCAAAGCAAAAAGCTGCGCAGCGGCGGCAGCAAGCGCGTGCGGCTCAGCCCGGAAGCGCGCAGCGATCAGATCCTGCGCGGCGCGATTCGCTTCTTCGCCGATCGCGGCTTTCGCGGACAGACGCGCGATCTCGCCAAGCAGCTCGGAATATCGACCGGGTTATTGTTCCGCTATTTCCCGACCAAGGATGCGCTGATTGATCGCATCTACGAGACGCTGTTCGAGGGCCGCTGGAATCCGGAATGGGACGAGATCCTGGGCGACAGATCGCGACCGCTCCTCGATCGCCTCACCGAGTTCTATCGCGATTATGCGAAGATGCTGCACGAATACGAATGGGGCCGCATCTATCTCTATTCAGGTCTGGAAGGGGCGGGCATCGCCCAGCGCTTTGCGCGCCTCGCCACCGATCGCGCTTATGCGCGTGTGGTCGGCGAACTGCGTCACGAATACGGACGCCCGGACTTGGCGGCGTTGCCGATGAGCGAGCCGGAAATCGAATTGATGTGGGCGCTGCACGGCAGCATTTTCTACATCGGCATGCGCAAGTGGGTCTACAATGTCGGCGGCCCGAGCGATGTCCCCGGCACGGTGACGCAGATCGTCGAGCGCTTTCACGTCAACGCGCGCGATCTGATGCTGCAATTGGCGGCGCAGGATCGTGAAACAATCGAGGCACAGACGAAAAAGCCGCCGGCGAAGCGGCGGCTTTCTGTATCCTGA
- a CDS encoding SDR family NAD(P)-dependent oxidoreductase: protein MNASLPTTPSFRLDGKRALVTGAGRGIGAACAVALADAGAAVTLISRTANEIETLANDIRFKGGKAHATTLDVTDIEAVRGFIARETAFDILINNAGTNRPAPFIDVKIEDFDVVMNLNVRSAFFVAQAVARKMIETKTQGSIIHMSSQMGHVGGARRSVYCASKAAIEGLNKTMAIELGPHGIRVNALAPTFIETPMTRPFFEDATFKRSVLDKIKLGRLGQVEDLMGAVVFLASDASALMTGSSLVIDGGWTAE from the coding sequence ATGAACGCGTCTCTCCCCACCACCCCCTCCTTCCGCCTCGATGGCAAACGTGCGCTGGTGACCGGCGCCGGTCGCGGCATCGGCGCCGCCTGTGCCGTTGCACTCGCCGATGCCGGTGCCGCCGTCACGCTCATCTCGCGCACGGCAAACGAGATCGAAACGCTGGCCAATGATATTCGCTTCAAGGGCGGCAAGGCGCATGCGACCACGCTCGACGTGACCGACATCGAGGCCGTGCGGGGTTTCATCGCGCGCGAGACCGCGTTCGACATCCTGATCAACAATGCCGGCACCAACCGTCCTGCGCCCTTCATCGATGTGAAGATCGAGGATTTCGATGTCGTCATGAATCTGAATGTGCGCTCGGCCTTTTTTGTCGCGCAGGCCGTGGCGCGGAAAATGATCGAGACGAAAACGCAAGGCTCGATCATCCACATGTCATCGCAGATGGGCCATGTCGGCGGCGCGCGGCGCAGCGTCTATTGCGCCAGCAAGGCCGCGATCGAAGGGCTCAACAAGACCATGGCGATCGAACTCGGACCGCATGGCATCCGCGTCAATGCGCTGGCGCCGACCTTCATCGAAACGCCGATGACGCGGCCATTCTTCGAGGACGCGACGTTCAAGCGTTCGGTGCTGGACAAGATCAAGCTCGGCCGGCTCGGCCAGGTCGAGGATCTGATGGGTGCAGTCGTGTTTCTCGCGTCCGATGCATCCGCCTTGATGACGGGGTCATCGCTCGTGATCGATGGCGGCTGGACGGCGGAATGA
- the hisD gene encoding histidinol dehydrogenase: MARFLKRGLSADAVEAADAKVRATVEAILADVKARGDAAIRNLSKKFDNWEPANFRLNDQEIERAISQVSKRDLEDIKFAQAQVRNFAQKQRDTMQDLEVETLPGVILGHRHIPVNAVGCYVPGGRYPMVASAHMSIVTARVAGVKRIIACAPPHHGGPHPAIVAAMHFGGADEIYVLGGVQAVAAMSLGTDTIKPVDMIVGPGNAYVAEAKRQLFGRIGIDLLAGPTETLIIADDSVDAEICATDLLGQAEHGPTSPAVLITNSEKLAKDTIAEVERLLTILPTADAAGQAWKDYGEVIVCDSVDEMVSEADRVASEHVQVMTRDPDYFLKHMTNYGALFLGPRTNVAYGDKVIGTNHTLPTKKNARFTGGLWVGKFIKTCTYQKVLTDEASAMIGEYCSRLCVLEGFLGHAEQANIRVRRYGGRNIAYATAAE, translated from the coding sequence ATGGCACGCTTCCTCAAACGCGGTCTGTCCGCCGATGCCGTCGAAGCCGCCGACGCGAAGGTGCGAGCGACCGTCGAAGCCATTCTGGCCGATGTGAAAGCCCGCGGCGATGCCGCCATCCGCAACCTGTCGAAAAAATTCGACAATTGGGAGCCGGCGAATTTCCGGCTGAACGACCAGGAGATCGAGCGTGCGATCTCGCAAGTGTCGAAACGCGATCTCGAGGACATCAAATTCGCGCAGGCGCAGGTCCGCAACTTCGCGCAGAAGCAGCGCGACACGATGCAGGATCTCGAAGTCGAGACCCTGCCCGGCGTCATTCTCGGCCATCGCCACATCCCGGTGAATGCGGTCGGCTGCTACGTGCCGGGCGGCCGCTATCCGATGGTGGCCTCGGCGCATATGTCGATCGTCACCGCGCGCGTCGCCGGCGTGAAGCGCATCATCGCCTGCGCGCCGCCGCATCATGGCGGACCGCATCCGGCGATCGTTGCGGCGATGCATTTCGGCGGCGCCGACGAAATCTATGTGCTGGGCGGCGTGCAGGCTGTTGCGGCGATGTCGCTCGGCACCGACACGATCAAGCCCGTGGATATGATCGTCGGCCCCGGCAACGCCTATGTCGCCGAAGCCAAGCGGCAATTGTTCGGCCGCATCGGCATCGATCTCCTCGCCGGCCCGACCGAAACGCTGATCATCGCCGACGACAGCGTTGATGCGGAAATCTGCGCGACCGACCTGCTCGGCCAGGCGGAACACGGCCCCACCTCTCCGGCGGTGCTGATCACCAATTCCGAGAAACTGGCGAAGGACACGATTGCAGAAGTCGAGCGCCTGCTCACCATTCTGCCGACCGCCGACGCGGCGGGACAGGCCTGGAAGGACTACGGCGAGGTGATCGTTTGTGACTCCGTCGACGAGATGGTGTCGGAAGCCGACCGCGTTGCCTCCGAGCATGTGCAGGTGATGACGCGCGACCCGGATTATTTCCTCAAGCATATGACCAATTACGGCGCGCTGTTCCTGGGCCCGCGCACCAATGTCGCCTATGGCGACAAGGTGATCGGCACCAATCACACCTTGCCGACCAAGAAGAATGCGCGCTTCACCGGCGGCCTGTGGGTCGGCAAGTTCATCAAGACCTGCACCTACCAGAAGGTGCTGACCGATGAAGCGAGTGCGATGATCGGTGAATATTGCTCGCGGCTCTGCGTGCTGGAGGGATTTTTGGGTCACGCCGAACAGGCGAATATCCGCGTGCGCCGCTATGGCGGCCGAAATATCGCTTATGCGACGGCAGCGGAGTGA
- a CDS encoding HIT family protein has translation MADDCELCRLDQVLFEANEAYVRYDNNALSRGHVLVVPRRHVADFFEMTATEKARVIELLDRAKAFIAEEHSPDGYNIGVNVGRAGGQSRMHVHVHLIPRYTGDVADPRGGIRCVLANRKASSQ, from the coding sequence ATGGCTGACGATTGCGAGCTATGCCGACTCGACCAAGTGCTCTTCGAAGCCAACGAAGCCTATGTGCGGTATGACAACAACGCATTGTCCAGGGGCCACGTCCTGGTGGTGCCGCGCCGGCACGTCGCCGATTTCTTTGAAATGACCGCAACGGAGAAGGCGAGAGTCATCGAACTGCTCGACAGGGCTAAAGCGTTCATCGCCGAGGAACACAGCCCTGATGGCTACAACATCGGCGTGAATGTCGGCCGTGCTGGCGGCCAGTCGCGCATGCACGTTCACGTCCACCTGATCCCGCGCTATACCGGCGATGTGGCCGACCCGCGTGGCGGCATCCGCTGCGTTCTAGCCAACCGCAAGGCATCGTCGCAATAA
- a CDS encoding TadE/TadG family type IV pilus assembly protein, which produces MNRRFPFDIARQEFGRASRGNVAVIFALAALPLLVGVGVAIDYAKSANVRTHLQSTLDAAVLAGARESSPSAQIAKAQSFFDAQRPEQFSAKTSASFSVADHVLNGTAQAEVPTSIMAMFGRETLDVSAKAAAASSSGGKVCILLVDQSRSQTLLANSGAKLIAPDCEIHVRTNVSPGAIINAGVNLDVKRTCVKASTVINNGGSVGNLEKSCDAISDPYAGKMPSVSIPGASCKSENYNPDVSTVVLPAGNYCNVNFSNQTSVTLNPGMYGGMNFNQARTVKLNPGLYIVKGGNWNVNSGMTFTGTGVTIYYADNSIIQFNGNVNVQLSAPTSGSYDDILFYEAPGLSQSNWVINGTSSSTLRGLIYLPSKAVTINSVSNVSADKATMVFASLILNNTNWTITPGNKAMASSSGGAVRLLY; this is translated from the coding sequence ATGAACAGGCGTTTTCCATTTGATATTGCACGACAGGAGTTTGGTCGTGCCAGCCGCGGCAATGTTGCGGTCATCTTCGCCTTGGCAGCTTTGCCGCTACTCGTCGGTGTCGGGGTTGCGATTGACTATGCGAAGAGCGCCAATGTCCGCACGCATTTGCAATCGACACTGGATGCGGCGGTGTTGGCCGGGGCACGAGAATCCAGTCCCTCGGCACAGATCGCCAAAGCGCAATCGTTCTTTGATGCTCAACGGCCGGAACAGTTCTCAGCCAAGACGAGCGCGAGCTTTTCTGTCGCCGATCATGTGTTGAATGGAACCGCGCAGGCCGAGGTGCCGACATCGATCATGGCTATGTTTGGCCGTGAGACGCTCGATGTCTCGGCCAAGGCCGCGGCAGCATCTTCCAGCGGCGGCAAGGTTTGCATTTTGTTGGTCGATCAGTCGCGTTCGCAGACCCTTCTCGCCAACTCCGGTGCGAAGCTGATTGCGCCTGATTGCGAAATTCACGTCCGTACAAACGTATCGCCTGGCGCCATTATCAATGCCGGTGTCAACTTGGACGTGAAACGCACCTGCGTGAAGGCCAGCACGGTCATCAACAACGGAGGCAGCGTCGGCAATCTGGAGAAGAGCTGCGACGCGATCAGCGATCCCTACGCCGGCAAGATGCCGAGCGTGTCGATCCCCGGCGCTTCCTGCAAAAGTGAAAACTACAATCCCGATGTGTCCACCGTGGTTTTGCCGGCAGGCAACTATTGCAATGTCAATTTCAGCAACCAGACGAGCGTCACACTGAATCCGGGCATGTATGGCGGCATGAACTTCAACCAGGCCAGGACGGTGAAGCTCAATCCCGGGCTCTATATCGTCAAGGGCGGAAACTGGAATGTGAATTCCGGTATGACTTTCACCGGGACCGGCGTCACCATCTATTATGCCGACAACAGCATCATACAATTCAATGGCAACGTGAATGTGCAGCTCAGCGCGCCGACATCAGGCAGTTATGACGATATCCTTTTCTACGAGGCACCGGGCCTCTCGCAGAGCAACTGGGTCATCAATGGCACCAGCAGCTCGACACTGAGGGGACTGATCTATCTGCCGAGCAAGGCCGTCACCATCAATTCGGTGTCGAATGTGTCGGCCGACAAAGCGACGATGGTGTTTGCCAGCCTGATCCTGAACAACACGAACTGGACGATCACACCCGGCAACAAGGCGATGGCCTCGTCGTCGGGCGGGGCGGTCCGGCTGCTGTATTGA
- a CDS encoding 2-hydroxyacid dehydrogenase: protein MRPRVYVTQPIAESALLRLREVADVEINHDSSRIISRSKLIEAAKSSDIILALLHDTIDRDVLAANPDLKAIASMTITPDRIDVAEATKRKIMVTNIPAVVTDATADMAFGLLLAVARRIAEGDRVVRSGVFPGSQSNHLAGTGVTSKTLGLVGFGRIGQAMARRARGFDMRVIYADPRGFADPEIQALGTQVSLEEVLGQADFISLHPQLTDETRHMISTRQFALMKRSAFLINTSRGPIIDDEALIKALTEGRIAGAGLDVYTNEPKIERALLTMDNVVLTPHLGSAVRELRENMAHIVVDNIAAIAEGRVPPNIINKEVVEAAA, encoded by the coding sequence ATGCGGCCGCGCGTCTATGTCACTCAGCCGATCGCCGAAAGCGCCTTGCTGCGGCTGCGAGAAGTTGCCGACGTCGAGATCAATCATGACTCCAGCCGCATCATTTCCAGATCCAAGCTGATCGAGGCGGCGAAAAGCAGCGATATCATTCTGGCGCTGTTGCACGATACCATCGACCGCGATGTACTGGCCGCCAATCCCGATCTCAAGGCGATCGCCTCGATGACCATCACGCCGGATCGCATCGATGTGGCGGAGGCGACCAAACGCAAGATCATGGTTACCAATATTCCGGCGGTGGTGACCGACGCCACCGCCGATATGGCTTTCGGCCTGTTGCTCGCGGTGGCGCGGCGGATTGCCGAGGGCGATCGCGTCGTCCGCTCCGGTGTGTTTCCCGGCTCGCAATCCAATCATCTCGCCGGCACCGGCGTGACCAGCAAGACGCTGGGGCTGGTCGGTTTCGGCCGCATCGGCCAGGCGATGGCGCGGCGTGCGCGCGGTTTCGACATGCGGGTGATCTATGCCGACCCGCGCGGCTTTGCCGATCCGGAGATTCAGGCGCTCGGCACGCAGGTCAGTCTGGAGGAAGTGCTGGGGCAGGCGGATTTCATCTCGCTGCATCCGCAACTCACCGACGAGACCCGTCACATGATCAGCACGCGGCAATTCGCGCTGATGAAGCGCAGCGCGTTCCTGATCAACACCTCGCGCGGTCCGATCATCGATGACGAGGCATTGATCAAGGCTTTGACGGAAGGCCGCATCGCCGGCGCCGGGCTCGATGTCTATACCAACGAACCGAAAATCGAGCGCGCATTGCTGACCATGGATAACGTCGTGCTGACGCCGCATCTCGGCAGCGCGGTGCGTGAACTGCGCGAGAACATGGCGCATATCGTGGTCGACAATATCGCAGCGATTGCCGAAGGCCGCGTGCCGCCGAACATCATCAATAAAGAGGTGGTGGAGGCGGCGGCGTAA
- a CDS encoding NAD(P)-dependent oxidoreductase has protein sequence MAKKSKGKVGIKGKVGIIGLGIMGGAFARNLVADGWTVLGIDTDPARQKAMKKAGVDIYHDVKELLADAPVVITSLPSAKALHAVVQDIVDAKAPSRIIVEASTFTLDDKLAAEKALRKAGHTTLDCPMSGTGAQAAVKDLVVYASGDTKAIKKVQPIFNGFSRQTYDLGAFGNGSKMKYVANLLVAIHNVAAAEAMVLGMKAGLDPEQILKFASVGAGNSRMLEIRGPMMAKGDYSEATMKNYVWQKDMSVIGEYANKLGVPTPLFSATLPIYASTLSTGYAEQDTGAVCGVLEKMAGVKRKKGKGKGKKR, from the coding sequence GTGGCGAAGAAATCCAAAGGCAAGGTCGGGATCAAGGGCAAGGTCGGAATCATCGGCCTCGGTATCATGGGCGGCGCATTTGCGCGCAACCTCGTGGCCGACGGCTGGACCGTCCTCGGCATCGATACCGATCCAGCCCGGCAAAAGGCGATGAAGAAAGCCGGCGTCGATATCTATCACGATGTGAAAGAGCTGCTGGCGGATGCTCCTGTGGTCATCACCAGTTTGCCGAGCGCAAAGGCGCTGCACGCTGTGGTACAGGACATCGTCGATGCCAAAGCCCCCTCGCGCATCATTGTCGAGGCCTCGACCTTTACGCTGGACGACAAGCTTGCGGCCGAGAAGGCTCTGCGCAAGGCCGGCCACACGACGCTGGATTGCCCGATGAGCGGCACCGGCGCACAGGCGGCGGTGAAGGATCTCGTCGTCTATGCCAGCGGCGATACCAAGGCGATCAAGAAGGTGCAACCGATCTTCAACGGCTTCTCGCGCCAGACCTACGACCTCGGCGCGTTCGGCAATGGCAGCAAGATGAAATATGTCGCGAACCTCCTGGTCGCGATTCATAACGTCGCCGCCGCCGAAGCCATGGTGCTCGGCATGAAAGCCGGACTCGATCCGGAGCAGATCCTGAAATTCGCCAGCGTCGGCGCCGGCAATTCGCGCATGCTGGAAATCCGCGGGCCGATGATGGCCAAGGGCGATTATTCGGAAGCGACGATGAAGAACTATGTCTGGCAAAAGGACATGAGCGTGATCGGCGAATACGCCAACAAGCTCGGCGTGCCGACACCGCTGTTCAGCGCGACACTGCCGATCTACGCCTCGACCCTCTCGACTGGCTATGCCGAGCAGGACACCGGCGCCGTCTGCGGCGTGCTGGAAAAAATGGCCGGCGTGAAAAGGAAGAAGGGCAAGGGGAAAGGAAAGAAGCGCTAG
- a CDS encoding carboxymuconolactone decarboxylase family protein translates to MSDDTYQDRQNLEFFQWPELAKAFQQLAELVMVSPNNLPKQLRGEIFTMASIAGGCQHCQAHGAYTLNLLGVDPERIRDIWTFEHSQAFSEAEKAALRLARDGASVPSMVEPMHFAALRKNYSDRQIVEMLAVISLAGWFNRWNNAIATVTDQESVDWAQDNLKAVGWTLGKHAGKAHEQRRKHPRSGDKDGIEY, encoded by the coding sequence ATGTCTGACGACACATATCAAGACCGGCAGAACCTTGAATTCTTCCAGTGGCCGGAACTTGCCAAGGCGTTTCAACAGCTTGCCGAACTCGTCATGGTGTCGCCGAACAACCTGCCGAAACAGTTGCGCGGTGAAATCTTCACGATGGCGAGCATCGCCGGCGGCTGTCAGCATTGCCAGGCGCATGGCGCCTATACGCTGAATCTGCTGGGCGTCGACCCGGAACGCATCCGTGACATCTGGACCTTCGAGCATTCTCAGGCTTTCAGCGAGGCCGAGAAGGCGGCGCTACGCCTCGCGCGCGATGGCGCAAGCGTGCCCAGCATGGTCGAGCCGATGCATTTCGCGGCTCTCCGAAAAAATTATTCCGACAGGCAGATCGTGGAGATGCTCGCGGTCATCAGCCTGGCTGGCTGGTTCAACCGCTGGAATAACGCGATCGCCACGGTTACAGACCAGGAGTCGGTCGATTGGGCGCAAGACAATCTCAAGGCTGTGGGCTGGACGCTCGGAAAGCATGCCGGCAAAGCACATGAGCAGCGCCGGAAACATCCGCGCTCGGGCGACAAGGACGGGATCGAATACTGA
- a CDS encoding FAD binding domain-containing protein, with amino-acid sequence MPTAEPKKGEQRRAIVIGGSMSGLFAGLMLRSAGWQVDIYEKVEGELSGRGAGIVAQPEILAALDALGLETRDLGVAVEKRRLFDASGRMVLETDCRQVMTAWERVYRILRDGFPAAHYHQGQSLRAIEQFPDKVAAIFANGETVTADILIGADGIRSTVRGLCASDAQPLYAGYVAWRALIAESAMPRDIHRDIFPVMAFCLPPGEQMLGYPVAGADNDLRPGHLRYNMIWYRPADEETELVSLLTDENGVAHSMSIPPPLIGRASIAAMRAAAHRVLAPQFVKAVDVVDQPLLQPIFDLESTRIAFGRIAIIGDAAFVARPHVGGGVAKAAGDADALTIALQENSDVSSALLQFESARLPVGRQMIERARHLGAYLQAQRTSEEAAHSARHSIPEAVLAETATLDFLYA; translated from the coding sequence ATGCCAACGGCCGAACCGAAAAAAGGAGAGCAGCGCCGCGCCATTGTCATAGGTGGCTCGATGAGCGGGCTGTTTGCCGGGCTGATGTTGCGGTCCGCGGGCTGGCAGGTCGATATTTACGAAAAGGTGGAAGGCGAATTGTCGGGCCGCGGCGCCGGCATCGTGGCGCAGCCGGAAATCCTTGCGGCTTTGGATGCGCTTGGTCTCGAGACGCGCGATCTCGGTGTTGCGGTTGAGAAGCGCCGGCTGTTCGATGCATCCGGCCGCATGGTGCTGGAAACCGATTGCCGGCAGGTGATGACAGCCTGGGAGCGCGTGTATCGCATTCTGCGCGATGGATTTCCCGCCGCGCATTATCATCAGGGGCAATCGCTGCGTGCGATCGAGCAATTCCCGGATAAGGTTGCAGCCATCTTTGCAAATGGTGAAACGGTCACCGCCGATATTTTGATCGGCGCCGATGGCATCCGTTCGACCGTGCGCGGCCTGTGTGCATCGGATGCGCAGCCGCTTTACGCCGGCTATGTGGCGTGGCGCGCACTGATTGCGGAAAGCGCGATGCCGCGCGACATCCATCGCGATATCTTTCCGGTGATGGCCTTCTGCCTGCCGCCGGGCGAGCAGATGCTCGGCTATCCTGTTGCCGGTGCCGACAACGATCTGCGGCCGGGCCATCTGCGCTACAATATGATCTGGTACCGGCCGGCGGATGAAGAGACCGAACTCGTCTCGCTGCTCACCGACGAGAATGGCGTTGCGCATTCCATGTCGATCCCGCCGCCCTTGATCGGCCGTGCCTCGATCGCCGCCATGCGCGCGGCGGCCCATCGCGTGCTGGCGCCGCAATTCGTGAAGGCGGTGGACGTCGTCGATCAGCCCTTGTTGCAGCCGATCTTCGATCTGGAATCGACGCGCATCGCCTTCGGCAGGATTGCCATCATCGGCGATGCCGCTTTCGTGGCGCGGCCGCATGTCGGCGGCGGTGTCGCCAAGGCGGCTGGCGATGCCGATGCCTTGACTATTGCGCTGCAAGAAAATTCGGATGTGTCCTCGGCTTTATTGCAATTCGAATCGGCGCGGCTGCCGGTCGGGCGGCAGATGATTGAGCGCGCGCGTCACCTCGGCGCTTATCTGCAGGCGCAACGGACGTCGGAGGAGGCGGCGCATTCGGCGAGGCATTCCATTCCGGAAGCGGTGCTGGCGGAAACGGCGACGCTGGATTTTCTCTATGCATAG